A stretch of the Panicum virgatum strain AP13 chromosome 9N, P.virgatum_v5, whole genome shotgun sequence genome encodes the following:
- the LOC120692432 gene encoding uncharacterized protein LOC120692432 — MVSLQSALLPEASKRPPCLSLVGGGGAASTATSKKRKRDGGGDDRGEVVDGIELNFDAAPLPPGWQRCLDIKSGRIHYYNTRTQKRTWKDPRGEPDYRAAADEEEESTNCPPPGLDLELNLTFSPRPALAHQEKKKPKPAARPPPPAAAAAVESRPQPAEAAAEDSREMVAAVCVRCHMLVMMCRASPACPNCKFLHTPSRAAPPPEPAAPLKLGLQLLCCRD; from the exons ATGGTGTCCCTGCAGTCGGCGCTCCTGCCGGAGGCCAGCAAGCGGCCGCCGTGCCTCTCcctcgtgggcggcggcggcgccgcctccaccgccaccagcaagaaGCGGaagcgggacggcggcggcgacgaccgcgGCGAGGTCGTGGACGGGATCGAGCTCAATTtcgacgccgcgccgctgccccccGGGTGGCAACGCTGCCTCGACATCAAG TCGGGGCGGATCCACTACTACAACACGAGGACGCAGAAGCGGACGTGGAAGGACCCCAGAGGCGAGCCGGactaccgcgccgccgccgacgaggaggaAGAGTCCACGAATTGCCCGCCGCCGGGGCTGGACCTGGAGCTGAACCTCACGTTCTCGCCGCGCCCGGCGCTCGCCCACCAGGagaagaagaagcccaagcctgccgcgcggccgccaccaccagcagcagcagcagcagtagagaGCCGTCCTCAGCcagcggaggccgccgccgaggacagccgggagatggtggcggcggtgtgcgTGCGGTGCCACATGCTGGTGATGATGTGCCGCGCCAGCCCCGCGTGCCCCAACTGCAAGTTCCTGCACAcgccgagccgcgccgcgccgccgcccgagccggCGGCGCCCCTCAAGCTCGGCCTCCAGCTGCTCTGCTGCAGGGACTGA